A region of Acidisarcina sp. DNA encodes the following proteins:
- a CDS encoding UDP-glucuronic acid decarboxylase family protein, which translates to MRALVTGAAGFLGSHLVDALLAMGHQVVGVDNFLTGTKENLAHLARNANFEFLEQDITLPFDVGKVDYVFNLASPASPVDYMTYGVETLMVGSAGTREALEIARRYDAGFLHTSTSECYGDPHVHPQPESYWGNVNPIGPRSVYDEAKRFSEALIMAYHRYYGVDTHIVRIFNTYGPRLQMQDGRVISNFMSQALRGEDITIYGDGTQTRSFCYVSDQIDGILKLAQSSEHRPVNIGNPEEFTMIECAQEILKLTGAISNLRFEPLPEDDPKQRKPDITRAREVLGWSPKIDLQEGLKLMLPWFREHVEPPKTAASSNA; encoded by the coding sequence ATGCGTGCCCTGGTCACAGGAGCGGCAGGCTTTCTAGGCTCGCATCTGGTGGATGCGTTGCTTGCCATGGGACACCAGGTCGTAGGAGTCGACAACTTCCTGACGGGAACCAAAGAAAATCTTGCCCATCTGGCCAGGAACGCGAACTTCGAGTTCCTAGAGCAGGACATTACGCTTCCGTTCGACGTAGGGAAGGTGGATTACGTATTCAATCTTGCGAGTCCCGCGAGTCCCGTGGATTACATGACCTATGGTGTCGAAACGTTGATGGTGGGCTCCGCTGGGACGCGTGAGGCGCTGGAGATCGCCCGTCGCTACGATGCAGGCTTTCTGCACACCTCCACCTCGGAGTGCTATGGTGATCCTCATGTTCATCCGCAGCCGGAGAGTTACTGGGGCAACGTCAATCCGATCGGCCCAAGATCGGTGTATGACGAAGCGAAGAGATTTTCCGAAGCCTTGATCATGGCCTATCACCGCTACTACGGGGTGGATACCCATATCGTGCGGATCTTTAATACCTATGGCCCGCGGCTGCAGATGCAGGATGGCCGGGTGATCTCGAATTTTATGTCGCAGGCGCTGCGGGGCGAAGACATCACGATCTATGGAGACGGTACCCAGACGCGCAGCTTCTGCTACGTTTCCGACCAGATCGATGGCATTCTCAAGCTGGCCCAAAGCAGCGAACACCGGCCGGTGAATATCGGGAATCCCGAAGAATTCACCATGATCGAATGTGCGCAGGAGATTCTTAAGCTGACTGGAGCGATCAGCAATCTCAGGTTCGAGCCATTGCCCGAGGATGATCCCAAACAGCGCAAACCTGACATTACACGGGCAAGGGAAGTGCTCGGCTGGTCACCGAAAATCGATCTCCAGGAAGGGTTGAAGCTGATGCTTCCCTGGTTCCGCGAGCACGTAGAACCGCCGAAAACCGCAGCCAGCTCCAATGCCTGA